From the genome of Oscillatoria sp. FACHB-1407, one region includes:
- a CDS encoding metal-sensing transcriptional repressor, translating to MATSELPLPSAHSHSDPSHADHSHTHGEDAVHPHVHSEESLRQIINRLSRIEGHIRGIKTMVQESRPCPDVLVQVAAVRGALDRVARIILDEHLTECVARAAKEGNIQTEIAELKSALDRFLH from the coding sequence ATGGCAACCTCCGAACTCCCGCTGCCTTCTGCTCATAGCCATTCCGATCCCAGTCATGCTGACCATAGCCACACCCATGGCGAAGATGCAGTCCATCCCCATGTGCATAGTGAAGAGTCGCTGCGCCAGATTATTAATCGTCTGTCACGAATTGAAGGACATATTCGAGGCATCAAAACCATGGTGCAAGAGAGCCGTCCCTGCCCGGATGTGTTGGTGCAGGTTGCCGCTGTGCGGGGCGCACTCGATCGCGTCGCTCGCATTATTTTGGACGAACACCTGACTGAATGCGTTGCCCGTGCAGCGAAAGAGGGTAATATTCAAACCGAAATCGCAGAACTGAAATCAGCCCTCGATCGGTTTTTGCATTAA
- a CDS encoding DUF1802 family protein, translated as MNAALKEWAIAVEALTQGKTILLLRKGGIREERGRFTVAHHQVWLYPTYEHQQPNLLKSPYDQQVQPVPSGWHPEQVVLTSWAEITHVLPIQQEAAVQALLPFHIWNEAWVSDRLRWKPQQPLYGLLLRVHALETPLTVPYHSDYGGCKSWIELPTSFTNAKAQAVLTDASYQDVVSQIQQIVGIGEKE; from the coding sequence ATGAATGCTGCCCTCAAAGAATGGGCGATCGCAGTAGAGGCATTGACCCAGGGCAAAACGATTTTGTTGCTCCGAAAAGGCGGTATCCGAGAGGAGCGGGGACGGTTCACCGTCGCCCATCATCAGGTGTGGCTTTATCCCACCTATGAACATCAGCAGCCCAATTTGTTGAAATCGCCCTACGACCAGCAGGTACAACCCGTTCCGTCTGGGTGGCATCCAGAGCAGGTCGTGTTGACATCCTGGGCAGAGATCACCCATGTTCTCCCCATTCAACAGGAGGCAGCTGTGCAAGCCCTCCTGCCGTTTCACATTTGGAATGAGGCGTGGGTAAGCGATCGCCTGCGATGGAAGCCCCAACAACCGTTGTATGGGTTATTACTGCGGGTTCACGCCCTGGAAACTCCCCTGACGGTTCCCTATCATTCTGATTACGGGGGCTGCAAATCCTGGATTGAGCTACCGACCAGCTTCACGAATGCAAAGGCTCAAGCCGTTCTTACAGATGCGTCTTATCAAGATGTTGTCAGCCAGATTCAGCAGATCGTGGGAATAGGAGAGAAAGAATAA